One Mugil cephalus isolate CIBA_MC_2020 chromosome 12, CIBA_Mcephalus_1.1, whole genome shotgun sequence DNA segment encodes these proteins:
- the kdm6a gene encoding lysine-specific demethylase 6A isoform X4: MHHTVEQLGDKGTKDSYAIQCLQKSLEADPNSGQSWYFLGRCYSSIGKVQDAFISYRQSIDKSEASADTWCSIGVLYQQQNQPMDALQAYICAVQLDHSHAAAWMDLGTLYESCGQPHDAIKCYVNATRSKACLNTAALTQRIKLLQAQLCNLQPGSLQNKSKMLPSIEEAWSLPIPAELTSRQGALNTAQAQQACKGEGSQSANNHSDPQASPAKRKRTASPAKGAADSCTNQQQIPSWYLTPQKLQQLDHLRTNRANLKPPQLQMLEQLESQFSLMQQQQQQMRQQAAAGGQPRPSLHNGPLAEPSHLHHAGLSRNSPLNHAAIRPPCVPQPTANGSCSSPSAGPLGHLDKNHTLGLGGGGASNGNVPYPQQNSLPHNCTAASHPSTSSTTSSPSHADETWRSQQRNTTTQGLQKGPGSHSAGPNGEPPFSSSPQTSFSSSGILNQVGHSSGPCTASSSASSLSPTSPQTTPNHLSSPPHSTTTSGVHTKDTTPSGGKNGSSGAAATLPSGPEAAVRHSGGTPLSPGTTAATQGLTNHVPRVTDSSTGLSQPGSPTPGVLSSDNPQLSALLKGKANATSNDDNNNYSNHGGSSSEKINNVHPGLHGAAKPVSEHSVAASSPLSATATPPLRSTDPHTTNSLSCLNSPSNTNSQGPTLNGKGPEDSQSPLKVEPSSGTHKHTPAGLAPWSSVSIYPSSSEVLKACRNLGKNGLSTSSILLDRCPPPRPPHPPSPLLPKDKLNPPTPSIYLENKRDAFFPPLHQFCTNPSNPVTVIRGLAGALKLDLGLFSTKTLVEANPDHLVEVRTQLAQPTDENWDPSGSRKMWRCESSRSHTTIIRYAQYQASSFQESLREENEKKKEVDADAGSSDSVLRRRKGPFKHIKFGTNIDLSDEKKWKQQLQELAKLPAFARVVSAGNLLSHVGHTILGMNTVQLYMKVPGSRTPGHQENNNFCSVNINIGPGDCEWFAVPEPYWGVINDFCEKNNINFLMGSWWPNLEDLFETNVPVYRFIQRPGDLVWLNTGTIHWVQAIGWCNNIAWNVGPLTAHQYKLAVERYEWNKLQSVKSIVPMIHLSWNMARNIKVSDHKLFEMIKYCLLRTLKQCQMQRELLLAAGKELVWHGRSQNEPAHYCSICEVEVFDLLFVTSESNSRKTYVVHCQDCARRGSTNLDNFVVLEQYKIDDLMQVYDQFTLATPLPSS; this comes from the exons ATGCATCACACGGTGGAACAGCTCGGGGACAAAGGCACCAAGGACAGCTATGCCATCCAGTGTCTGCAGAAGTCTTTAGAAGCAGACCCAAACTCTGGCCAGTCCTGGTACTTTCTCGGCAG GTGCTACTCCAGTATTGGAAAGGTGCAGGATGCCTTCATCTCTTACCGTCAGTCCATTGATAAGTCGGAGGCCAGTGCTGACACCTGGTGCTCCATAGG CGTGCTCTACCAGCAGCAGAACCAGCCTATGGATGCGCTGCAGGCCTACATCTGTGCCGTTCAACTGGACCACAGTCACGCCGCCGCCTGGATGGACCTGGGAACCCTCTACGAGTCCTGCGGGCAGCCACACGACGCCATCAAGTGCTACGTCAACGCTACGCGCAGCAAGGCCTGCCTCAACACGGCTGCACTCACGCAACGCATCAAGCTGCTGCAG GCTCAGTTGTGTAACCTACAGCCAGGTAGTCTGCAGAATAAGAGTAAAATGCTTCCTAGTATTGAGGAGGCATGGAGCCTGCCCATTCCTGCTGAGCTCACGTCCAGGCAGGGGGCCTTGAACACTGCACAGGCACAGCAG GCCTGTAAGGGGGAAGGCAGCCAGTCTGCCAACAATCACTCAGACCCACAGGCCAGTCCTGCCAAGAGGAAACGCACTGCCAGCCCAGCTAAG GGTGCTGCAGACTCATGCACCAATCAGCAGCAAATCCCCAGCTGGTACCTAACACCACAGAAGCTTCAG CAACTGGATCACCTGCGGACCAACCGAGCAAACCTCAAGCCCCCTCAGCTGCAGATGTTGGAGCAGCTGGAGAGCCAGTTCTCtctcatgcagcagcagcagcagcag ATGAGGCAGCAGGCGGCAGCGGGTGGCCAGCCGCGGCCAAGCCTTCACAACGGTCCTTTGGCTGAgccctcccacctccaccacgCAGGCCTCTCCCGCAACTCCCCCCTCAATCACGCAGCCATCCGGCCCCCGTGTGTCCCCCAGCCCACGGCCAATGGATCCTGTTCAAGTCCTTCAGCGGGGCCGCTGGGACACCTGGACAAAAATCACACCCTGGGACTCGGAGGTGGTGGCGCGAGCAACGGAAACGTGCCTTACCCGCAGCAGAACTCTCTACCTCACAACTGCACCGCCGCCAGTCACcccagcaccagcagcactaCCAGTAGTCCCAGTCATGCAGACGAGACATGGAGGAGCCAACAACGCAACACTACCACTCAG gGGCTTCAAAAAGGTCCAGGTTCACATTCGGCAGGTCCTAATGGAGAAccccctttctcttcctcccctcaGACCTCGTTCTCATCCTCTGGCATTCTGAATCAGGTCGGACATTCCTCTGGGCCCTGCActgcctcttcctctgcctcctctttgtcccccacctccccccagACCACGCCCAACCACTTGTCCTCACCTCCCCACTCCACTACTACCTCAGGGGTGCACACCAAAGACACCACGCCTTCAGGGGGCAAGAACGGCAGCAGTGGTGCAGCTGCCACGTTGCCATCAGGTCCGGAGGCAGCCGTCAGGCATTCCGGAGGGACGCCGCTCAGTCCCGGCACCACCGCCGCCACGCAGGGATTGACTAATCACGTCCCGCGGGTGACAGACAGCTCCACTGGCCTGTCTCAGCCAGGCTCTCCTACCCCCGGCGTGCTCAGTTCAGACAATCCTCAGCTCTCAGCCTTGCTAAAGGGAAAAGCCAATGCTACCAGTAATGACGATAACAATAACTACAGTAACCACGGAGGGTCTTCCTCAGAGAAAATCAACAACGTCCACCCGGGTCTCCACGGTGCTGCTAAGCCAGTCTCCGAGCACTCGGTGGCGGCATCGTCGCCACTTTCAGCCACTGCTACGCCCCCACTGCGTTCGACTGATCCTCACACCACCAATAGCCTCTCCTGCCTTAACAGCCCGTCCAACACCAACAGTCAGGGGCCCACACTCAATGGGAAGGGGCCGGAGGACTCTCAGAGCCCACTGAAAGTGGAGCCTTCAAGTGGAactcataaacacactcctGCTGGTCTGGCACCCTGGTCCTCAGTTTCCATCTACCCCAGCTCCAGTGAAGTGCTTAAAGCTTGCag GAACCTGGGGAAGAACGGCTTATCGACGAGCAGCATCCTCCTGGACAGGTGTCCTCCGCCACGGCCGCCTCACCCgccctctcctctgctgccaAAGGACAAACTCAACCCCCCAACACCCAGTATTTAT CTAGAAAACAAAAGGGACGctttcttccctcccctccaccaGTTCTGCACCAACCCCTCCAACCCGGTCACCGTCATCAGAGGCCTGGCTGGAGCGCTCAAACTAG ACTTGGGCCTGTTCTCCACCAAGACGCTGGTGGAGGCCAACCCGGACCATCTGGTGGAGGTAAGGACCCAGCTGGCTCAGCCCACTGACGAGAACTGGGACCCCAGCGGCAGCAGGAAGATGTGGCGCTGCGAGAGCAGCCGCTCCCACACCACCATCATCAGATACGCCCAGTACCAGGCCTCGTCCTTCCAGGAGTCTCTGCGG gaggagaatgagaagaagaaggaggtggaTGCTGACGCTGGCTCCTCAGACAG TGTCCTGCGGCGAAGGAAAGGTCCTTTCAAACACATCAAGTTTGGCACCAACATCGACCTCTCGGATGAAAAGAA GTGGaaacagcagctccaggagCTGGCCAAGCTGCCCGCCTTTGCGAGGGTGGTGTCGGCTGGTAACCTGCTGAGCCACGTGGGACACACCATCCTGGGCATGAACACAGTGCAGCTGTACATGAAGGTTCCAGGGAGCAGGACACCAG gtcaccaagaaaacaacaacttctgtTCAGTCAACATCAACATCGGCCCCGGGGACTGTGAGTGGTTCGCTGTGCCTGAACCGTACTGGGGCGTCATCAACGACTTCTGTGAAAA gaacaacatCAACTTCCTGATGGGCTCCTGGTGGCCCAACCTGGAGGACCTGTTTGAGACCAACGTGCCTGTTTACCGCTTCATCCAGCGTCCTGGAGACTTGGTCTGGCTCAACACGGGCACCATTCACTGGGTCCAGGCCATTGGCTGGTGCAACAACATCGCCTGGAATGTGGGACCCCTCACAG CCCATCAGTACAAGCTGGCAGTGGAGCGCTACGAGTGGAACAAACTGCAGAGCGTCAAATCCATCGTTCCCATGATCCACCTCTCATGGAACATGGCCAGGAACATCAAAGTGTCCGACCACAAGCTCTTTGAGATGATCAA GTATTGTTTGCTGCGGACTCTGAAGCAGTGTCAGATGCAGCGGGAACTGCTGCTGGCTGCAGGGAAGGAGCTAGTGTGGCATGGGAGGTCCCAGAACGAGCCGGCCCATTACTGCAGCATCTGTGAA GTGGAAGTGTTTGACCTGCTGTTCGTAACCAGTGAGAGCAACAGCAGGAAGACGTACGTGGTGCACTGCCAGGACTGCGCCCGTAGGGGGAGCACTAACCTGGACAACTTTGTGGTGCTGGAGCAGTACAAGATAGATGACCTCATGCAAGTTTATGACCAGTTCACACTC GCGACCCCCCTGCCTTCCTCTTGA